One region of Salvia miltiorrhiza cultivar Shanhuang (shh) chromosome 3, IMPLAD_Smil_shh, whole genome shotgun sequence genomic DNA includes:
- the LOC131014339 gene encoding uncharacterized protein LOC131014339 isoform X2, with protein MRGRDVPKQDLDNRSLLCMEFLCRSTASDGPLVAFGGSDGVIRVLSMLTWKLARRYTGGHKGSISCLMTFMASSGEALLVSGGSDGLLVLWNADYGQDSRELVPKLSLKAHDGGVVAIELSHVLGAAPQLITIGADKTLAIWDTITFKELRRIKPVSKLACHSVASWSHPRAPNLDILTCVKDSHIWAIEHPTYSALTRPLCELSSLVPPQLLASHKKLRVYSMVAHSLQPHLVATGTNMGVLVCEFDAKSLPPVAPLPTPTGDREHAAVYVVERELKLLQFQLSNTANPALGSNGSLNDVGRIRGDAPEQLHVKQVKKHVSTPVPHDSYSVLSVSSSGKFLAIVWPDIPYFSIYKISDWSIVDSGSARLLAWDTCRDRFALLESAIPPRMPIIPKGSSSRKAKEAAAAAAQAAAAAASAASSASVQVRILLDDGTSNILMRSVGSRSEPVTGLHGGALLGVAYRTSRRISPVAATSISTIQSMPLSGFGSSPNSSFSTVDDGYSSQKTTAEAAPPNFQLYSWETFEPVGGLLPQPEWTAWDQTVEYCAFAYQQYIVISSLRPQFRYLGDVAIPYATGGVWHRRQLFVATPTTIECVFVDAGIAPIDIETKRKKAEIRLKEMQSRAIAEHGELALISVDSQQAASQERIALRPPMLQVVRLASFQHAPSIPPFLTLPKQSKVEGIDSPIPKEMEERKVNEVAVGGGGVAVAVTRFPAEQKRPVGPLLVVGVRDGVLWLIDRYMSAHAISLNHPGIRCRCLAAYGDAVSAVKWASRLGREDHDDLAQFMLGMGYATEALHLPGISKRLEFDLAMQSNDLKRALQCLLIMSNSRDIGQEALGLNLNDIINLSSKKENVVDAVQGVVKFAKEFQELIDAADATGQADIAREALKRLAAAGSVKGALQGHEIRGLSLRLANHGELTRLSNLVNNLISVGSGREAAFAAALLGDNILMEKAWQETGMLAEAVLHAHAHGRPTLRSLVQAWNKTLQKELEHTPSTKMDAAAAFLASLEESKITSLQDAAKKPPIEILPPGMATLYGPNPGQSGQKKPGLTLPSSQQQPSKPLLLEAPAATPITTSSESNGLPSTESGSSQNSTGAPAAPPTSESASTTSESIAPPQLEPDSSAPPVTESSDHGPPSDHNNVEHQEQPASVQSVAESNGTEVSAPIASETTAVTPDEGHQQASDQGTRVRPELSMIDFT; from the exons ATGCGTGGCCGAGATGTACCAAAGCAGGACTTGGATAACAGATCTCTCCTATG CATGGAATTCTTGTGTAGATCTACTGCCAGTGATGGGCCCCTTGTTGCGTTTGGCGGATCAGATGGTGTGATCAGAGTTCTTTCTATGCTAACTTGGAAG CTTGCTAGAAGATATACAGGAGGTCATAAAGGATCAATTTCTTGTTTAATGACTTTCATGGCCTCTTCCGGCGAG GCCCTTTTGGTTTCTGGTGGCAGTGATGGCTTGCTTGTGCTTTGGAATGCGGATTATGGTCAAGATTCACGAGAGCTTGTTCCTAAGTTAAGCTTAAAG GCACATGACGGCGGGGTTGTTGCAATTGAGCTTTCTCATGTGCTTGGTGCTGCACCCCAACTCATTACTATTGGTGCAGACAAGACTCTAGCTATCTGGGACACTATAACGTTTAAG GAACTGCGTCGAATAAAGCCTGTTTCGAAATTGGCTTGCCATAGTGTGGCATCTTGGTCTCATCCTCGAGCTCCAAATCTTGACATTCTGACATGTGTTAAAGATTCCCATATATG GGCCATTGAGCACCCCACTTATTCAGCTCTGACAAGGCCACTGTGTGAGCTGTCATCATTAGTTCCACCCCAGCTGCTTGCATCTCACAAGAAACTAAGA GTTTATTCCATGGTTGCACATTCTCTACAACCCCATCTTGTTGCAACTGGGACGAACATGGGTGTTCTTGTATGTGAATTTGATGCCAAATCGCTCCCACCTGTAGCTCCATTGCCAACACCAACTGGAGATCGAGAACATGCTGCTGTCTATGTAGTTGAACGGGAATTGAAACTGCTACAATTTCAATTGTCAAACACTGCAAATCCAGCTCTTGGAAGCAATGGATCCTTGAATGATGTGGGAAGAATCAGAGGAGACGCACCAGAACAGCTCCATGTGAAGCAAGTTAAAAAGCATGTTAGCACTCCTGTTCCACACGATTCATACTCGGTGCTTTCTGTGAGCAGTTCCGGAAA GTTTCTTGCCATTGTGTGGCCAGATATTCCCTACTTCTCAATTTACAAGATCAGTGACTGGTCGATTGTTGATTCAGGTAGTGCAAGGCTCTTGGCTTGGGACACTTGTAGAGATAGATTCGCGTTGCTGGAGTCTGCTATACCTCCCAGAATGCCTATAATCCCTAAAGGCAGCTCATCACGGAAAGCGAAGGAAGCTGCAGCTGCTGCTGCACAAGCTGCTGCAGCTGCAGCTTCTGCAGCTTCATCTGCCAGTGTCCAAGTCCGGATATTGCTGGATGATGGCACATCCAACATTTTGATGAGATCAGTTGGTAGCCGGAGTGAACCAGTTACCGGGTTGCATGGGGGAGCACTGCTTGGTGTTGCTTATAGGACATCTCGACGAATAAGCCCTGTTGCTGCCACATCTATTTCTACGATTCAGTCGATGCCCTTGTCAGGATTTGGAAGTAGTCCCAATTCTTCTTTCAGCACCGTGGATGATGGATATTCTTCACAAAAAACTACTGCTGAAGCTGCACCTCCTAATTTTCAACTTTACAGCTGGGAAACCTTTGAACCAGTGGGAGGTCTTCTTCCTCAACCTGAATGGACTGCATGGGATCAAACTGTTGAATATTGTGCTTTTGCCTACCAACAATATATTGTCATATCTTCGTTGCGTCCTCAGTTTCGATACCTAGGAGATGTTGCAATTCCTTATGCTACTGGAGGTGTATGGCACCGAAGGCAATTATTTGTTGCTACACCAACCACCATTGAGTGTGTTTTTGTGGATGCTGGTATTGCACCTATTGATATAGAAACTAAACGAAAGAAAGCAGAGATACGGCTTAAAGAGATGCAGTCAAGAGCAATTGCTGAGCATGGAGAATTGGCATTAATATCAGTTGATAGTCAACAGGCTGCTTCACAGGAAAGGATAGCATTAAGGCCTCCTATGTTACAGGTTGTGCGTCTAGCTTCGTTTCAGCATGCTCCCTCAATACCTCCCTTCTTAACATTGCCTAAACAATCTAAAGTTGAAGGAATTGATTCGCCAATACCTAAAGAGATGGAGGAAAGAAAAGTTAATGAAGTTGCTGTGGGTGGTGGTGGGGTTGCGGTTGCTGTTACTAGATTCCCAGCCGAACAAAAACGACCAGTTGGACCTCTTCTTGTTGTTGGAGTAAGAGACGGTGTTCTCTGGCTAATTGACAGGTACATGTCTGCTCATGCAATATCACTCAACCATCCAGGTATCCGTTGTAGATGTCTTGCAGCATATGGTGATGCTGTTAGTGCTGTGAAATGGGCGAGTAGGCTTGGTAGAGAAGATCATGATGATTTAGCTCAATTTATGCTAGGAATGGGTTATGCCACTGAAGCTCTTCACTTGCCTGGCATATCCAAAAGACTGGAATTTGATCTAGCAATGCAGAGTAATGATTTGAAGAGAGCCCTACAATGCCTTCTGATCATGAGCAACAGTAGAGATATTGGGCAAGAAGCTTTGGGGTTGAACTTGAATGACATAATAAATTTGTCCTCAAAGAAGGAAAATGTTGTGGATGCTGTTCAAGGAGTAGTGAAGTTTGCGAAGGAGTTCCAGGAACTTATTGATGCTGCAGATGCCACTGGACAAGCTGACATAGCTCGTGAAGCTCTTAAGAGATTAGCTGCTGCAGGTTCTGTGAAAGGAGCTTTGCAAGGCCATGAGATAAGAGGGCTCTCACTGCGCCTTGCAAATCATGGAGAGTTGACACGTCTCAGT AATTTGGTGAACAATTTGATCTCAGTTGGTTCAGGAAGAGAAGCTGCTTTTGCAGCTGCCCTCTTGGGAGATAACATACTCATGGAGAAGGCTTGGCAGGAGACGGGAATGCTCGCTGAGGCTGTTCTCCATGCTCAC GCTCATGGTCGACCAACATTGAGAAGCTTGGTTCAAGCCTGGAATAAAACACTGCAAAAAGAGCTGGAGCACACCCCATCCACCAAAATGGATGCAGCAGCTGCATTTTTGGCTTCTCTCGAGGAATCAAAGATCACAAGCCTGCAGGATGCAGCCAAGAAGCCACCAATTGAAATTCTGCCACCTGGAATGGCGACTTTGTATGGTCCTAATCCTGGCCAGTCTGGTCAGAAAAAGCCAGGTCTTACCCTTCCAAGTTCGCAGCAGCAACCTAGCAAACCTTTGCTATTAGAAGCGCCTGCAGCCACACCCATAACCACTTCTTCAGAGTCCAATGGTCTGCCCTCAACTGAATCAGGTTCTTCACAGAACTCTACGGGGGCTCCTGCTGCTCCACCTACGTCTGAATCTGCTAGTACGACTTCAGAGTCAATTGCTCCTCCACAATTGGAGCCAGATTCTTCTGCCCCACCAGTCACTGAATCGAGCGACCATGGCCCTCCATCAGATCATAATAATGTGGAACACCAGGAGCAGCCAGCATCAGTACAGAGTGTTGCAGAGTCTAATGGTACCGAGGTAAGTGCCCCGATAGCATCTGAGACTACTGCAGTTACCCCGGATGAGGGTCATCAACAAGCAAGTGACCAAGGAACAAGAGTACGCCCTGAACTCTCAATGATTGACTTCACTTGA
- the LOC131018986 gene encoding uncharacterized protein LOC131018986 — MSQRLLQYWGPITEKYNNLKPAGAPRRKPDHLKSHFARIQKDTKIWEDFYNTCKDNWGSSMSDNQIIKQAQAMYEANHRKKFGYIKAWKVMRECERFSSQVADVHSAKKSKGFDGQATTTSLEPSITTRPQGQKAAKRDKGKGKKGEESSGKSSYSEALEKVPESMKEHALQTSHIAEAKKKMQAELKREELDMKLLNTDTTNMTDAQLTLHNHMIQEVLKRR; from the coding sequence ATGTCCCAAAggttgctccaatattggggtCCAATCACCGAGAAGTACAACAACCTCAAACCGGCGGGAGCGCCAAGGCGTAAGCCTGATCATCTCAAATCCCACTTCGCACGCATCCAAAAGGACACGAAAATTTGGGAGGACTTCTACAACACTTGCAAGGACAATTGGGGCAGCAGTATGAGCGACAACCAAATCATCAAACAAGCTCAGGCGATGTATGAGGCGAATCACAGGAAGAAATTCGGCTACATCAAAGCTTGGAAAGTCATGCGCGAGTGTGAAAGGTTCTCGTCACAAGTCGCGGATGTCCACTCCGCGAAGAAGTCGAAGGGCTTCGATGGCCAAGCAACCACCACTTCTTTGGAGCCGAGTATCACGACGAGGCCCCAAGGTCAAAAAGCAGCGAAGCGAGACAAGGGCAAGGGGAAGAAGGGGGAAGAGTCTTCAGGAAAGTCGTCGTACTCCGAAGCCCTTGAGAAGGTCCCCGAAAGCATGAAGGAGCATGCCCTCCAAACGAGCCACATCGccgaagcaaaaaaaaaaatgcaagccgagTTGAAAAGGGAGGAGCTCGATATGAAGCTCCTCAACACGGATACTACGAACATGACAGATGCACAATTGACATTGCACAACCACATGATCCAAGAAGTGCTCAAACGTCGATGA
- the LOC131014339 gene encoding uncharacterized protein LOC131014339 isoform X1, with the protein MLRLRAFRPTSDKIVKIQLHPTHPWLVTADASDHVSVWNWEHRQVIYELKAGGVDERRLVGAKLEKLAEGETEPRGKPTEAIRGGSVKQVSFYDDDVRYWQLWRNRSAAAEAPTAVNNITSTLSSPAPSTKGRHFLVICCENKAIFLDLVTMRGRDVPKQDLDNRSLLCMEFLCRSTASDGPLVAFGGSDGVIRVLSMLTWKLARRYTGGHKGSISCLMTFMASSGEALLVSGGSDGLLVLWNADYGQDSRELVPKLSLKAHDGGVVAIELSHVLGAAPQLITIGADKTLAIWDTITFKELRRIKPVSKLACHSVASWSHPRAPNLDILTCVKDSHIWAIEHPTYSALTRPLCELSSLVPPQLLASHKKLRVYSMVAHSLQPHLVATGTNMGVLVCEFDAKSLPPVAPLPTPTGDREHAAVYVVERELKLLQFQLSNTANPALGSNGSLNDVGRIRGDAPEQLHVKQVKKHVSTPVPHDSYSVLSVSSSGKFLAIVWPDIPYFSIYKISDWSIVDSGSARLLAWDTCRDRFALLESAIPPRMPIIPKGSSSRKAKEAAAAAAQAAAAAASAASSASVQVRILLDDGTSNILMRSVGSRSEPVTGLHGGALLGVAYRTSRRISPVAATSISTIQSMPLSGFGSSPNSSFSTVDDGYSSQKTTAEAAPPNFQLYSWETFEPVGGLLPQPEWTAWDQTVEYCAFAYQQYIVISSLRPQFRYLGDVAIPYATGGVWHRRQLFVATPTTIECVFVDAGIAPIDIETKRKKAEIRLKEMQSRAIAEHGELALISVDSQQAASQERIALRPPMLQVVRLASFQHAPSIPPFLTLPKQSKVEGIDSPIPKEMEERKVNEVAVGGGGVAVAVTRFPAEQKRPVGPLLVVGVRDGVLWLIDRYMSAHAISLNHPGIRCRCLAAYGDAVSAVKWASRLGREDHDDLAQFMLGMGYATEALHLPGISKRLEFDLAMQSNDLKRALQCLLIMSNSRDIGQEALGLNLNDIINLSSKKENVVDAVQGVVKFAKEFQELIDAADATGQADIAREALKRLAAAGSVKGALQGHEIRGLSLRLANHGELTRLSNLVNNLISVGSGREAAFAAALLGDNILMEKAWQETGMLAEAVLHAHAHGRPTLRSLVQAWNKTLQKELEHTPSTKMDAAAAFLASLEESKITSLQDAAKKPPIEILPPGMATLYGPNPGQSGQKKPGLTLPSSQQQPSKPLLLEAPAATPITTSSESNGLPSTESGSSQNSTGAPAAPPTSESASTTSESIAPPQLEPDSSAPPVTESSDHGPPSDHNNVEHQEQPASVQSVAESNGTEVSAPIASETTAVTPDEGHQQASDQGTRVRPELSMIDFT; encoded by the exons ATGCTGCGGTTGCGGGCCTTCCGGCCGACGAGTGATAAGATTGTGAAGATTCAATTGCATCCGACACATCCGTGGCTTGTAACTGCCGATGCGTCAGATCACGTCTCCGTTTGGAATTGGGAACACCGCCAG gtTATTTACGAGTTGAAAGCTGGAGGTGTGGATGAGAGACGTTTAGTTGGTGCTAAATTGGAGAAGCTCGCGGAGGGCGAAACAG AGCCTAGAGGTAAACCTACAGAAGCCATACGAGGTGGAAG TGTTAAACAGGTTAGCTTTTATGATGATGATGTACGCTATTGGCAACTTTGGCGGAATcggtctgctgctgctgaaGCTCCAACGGCTGTCAACAATATCACCTCAACTTTAAGTTCCCCTGCTCCCTCAACGAAAGGACGCCATTTTCTTGTCATATGCTGTGAGAACAAAGCTATTTTTCTAGATCTAGTGACAATGCGTGGCCGAGATGTACCAAAGCAGGACTTGGATAACAGATCTCTCCTATG CATGGAATTCTTGTGTAGATCTACTGCCAGTGATGGGCCCCTTGTTGCGTTTGGCGGATCAGATGGTGTGATCAGAGTTCTTTCTATGCTAACTTGGAAG CTTGCTAGAAGATATACAGGAGGTCATAAAGGATCAATTTCTTGTTTAATGACTTTCATGGCCTCTTCCGGCGAG GCCCTTTTGGTTTCTGGTGGCAGTGATGGCTTGCTTGTGCTTTGGAATGCGGATTATGGTCAAGATTCACGAGAGCTTGTTCCTAAGTTAAGCTTAAAG GCACATGACGGCGGGGTTGTTGCAATTGAGCTTTCTCATGTGCTTGGTGCTGCACCCCAACTCATTACTATTGGTGCAGACAAGACTCTAGCTATCTGGGACACTATAACGTTTAAG GAACTGCGTCGAATAAAGCCTGTTTCGAAATTGGCTTGCCATAGTGTGGCATCTTGGTCTCATCCTCGAGCTCCAAATCTTGACATTCTGACATGTGTTAAAGATTCCCATATATG GGCCATTGAGCACCCCACTTATTCAGCTCTGACAAGGCCACTGTGTGAGCTGTCATCATTAGTTCCACCCCAGCTGCTTGCATCTCACAAGAAACTAAGA GTTTATTCCATGGTTGCACATTCTCTACAACCCCATCTTGTTGCAACTGGGACGAACATGGGTGTTCTTGTATGTGAATTTGATGCCAAATCGCTCCCACCTGTAGCTCCATTGCCAACACCAACTGGAGATCGAGAACATGCTGCTGTCTATGTAGTTGAACGGGAATTGAAACTGCTACAATTTCAATTGTCAAACACTGCAAATCCAGCTCTTGGAAGCAATGGATCCTTGAATGATGTGGGAAGAATCAGAGGAGACGCACCAGAACAGCTCCATGTGAAGCAAGTTAAAAAGCATGTTAGCACTCCTGTTCCACACGATTCATACTCGGTGCTTTCTGTGAGCAGTTCCGGAAA GTTTCTTGCCATTGTGTGGCCAGATATTCCCTACTTCTCAATTTACAAGATCAGTGACTGGTCGATTGTTGATTCAGGTAGTGCAAGGCTCTTGGCTTGGGACACTTGTAGAGATAGATTCGCGTTGCTGGAGTCTGCTATACCTCCCAGAATGCCTATAATCCCTAAAGGCAGCTCATCACGGAAAGCGAAGGAAGCTGCAGCTGCTGCTGCACAAGCTGCTGCAGCTGCAGCTTCTGCAGCTTCATCTGCCAGTGTCCAAGTCCGGATATTGCTGGATGATGGCACATCCAACATTTTGATGAGATCAGTTGGTAGCCGGAGTGAACCAGTTACCGGGTTGCATGGGGGAGCACTGCTTGGTGTTGCTTATAGGACATCTCGACGAATAAGCCCTGTTGCTGCCACATCTATTTCTACGATTCAGTCGATGCCCTTGTCAGGATTTGGAAGTAGTCCCAATTCTTCTTTCAGCACCGTGGATGATGGATATTCTTCACAAAAAACTACTGCTGAAGCTGCACCTCCTAATTTTCAACTTTACAGCTGGGAAACCTTTGAACCAGTGGGAGGTCTTCTTCCTCAACCTGAATGGACTGCATGGGATCAAACTGTTGAATATTGTGCTTTTGCCTACCAACAATATATTGTCATATCTTCGTTGCGTCCTCAGTTTCGATACCTAGGAGATGTTGCAATTCCTTATGCTACTGGAGGTGTATGGCACCGAAGGCAATTATTTGTTGCTACACCAACCACCATTGAGTGTGTTTTTGTGGATGCTGGTATTGCACCTATTGATATAGAAACTAAACGAAAGAAAGCAGAGATACGGCTTAAAGAGATGCAGTCAAGAGCAATTGCTGAGCATGGAGAATTGGCATTAATATCAGTTGATAGTCAACAGGCTGCTTCACAGGAAAGGATAGCATTAAGGCCTCCTATGTTACAGGTTGTGCGTCTAGCTTCGTTTCAGCATGCTCCCTCAATACCTCCCTTCTTAACATTGCCTAAACAATCTAAAGTTGAAGGAATTGATTCGCCAATACCTAAAGAGATGGAGGAAAGAAAAGTTAATGAAGTTGCTGTGGGTGGTGGTGGGGTTGCGGTTGCTGTTACTAGATTCCCAGCCGAACAAAAACGACCAGTTGGACCTCTTCTTGTTGTTGGAGTAAGAGACGGTGTTCTCTGGCTAATTGACAGGTACATGTCTGCTCATGCAATATCACTCAACCATCCAGGTATCCGTTGTAGATGTCTTGCAGCATATGGTGATGCTGTTAGTGCTGTGAAATGGGCGAGTAGGCTTGGTAGAGAAGATCATGATGATTTAGCTCAATTTATGCTAGGAATGGGTTATGCCACTGAAGCTCTTCACTTGCCTGGCATATCCAAAAGACTGGAATTTGATCTAGCAATGCAGAGTAATGATTTGAAGAGAGCCCTACAATGCCTTCTGATCATGAGCAACAGTAGAGATATTGGGCAAGAAGCTTTGGGGTTGAACTTGAATGACATAATAAATTTGTCCTCAAAGAAGGAAAATGTTGTGGATGCTGTTCAAGGAGTAGTGAAGTTTGCGAAGGAGTTCCAGGAACTTATTGATGCTGCAGATGCCACTGGACAAGCTGACATAGCTCGTGAAGCTCTTAAGAGATTAGCTGCTGCAGGTTCTGTGAAAGGAGCTTTGCAAGGCCATGAGATAAGAGGGCTCTCACTGCGCCTTGCAAATCATGGAGAGTTGACACGTCTCAGT AATTTGGTGAACAATTTGATCTCAGTTGGTTCAGGAAGAGAAGCTGCTTTTGCAGCTGCCCTCTTGGGAGATAACATACTCATGGAGAAGGCTTGGCAGGAGACGGGAATGCTCGCTGAGGCTGTTCTCCATGCTCAC GCTCATGGTCGACCAACATTGAGAAGCTTGGTTCAAGCCTGGAATAAAACACTGCAAAAAGAGCTGGAGCACACCCCATCCACCAAAATGGATGCAGCAGCTGCATTTTTGGCTTCTCTCGAGGAATCAAAGATCACAAGCCTGCAGGATGCAGCCAAGAAGCCACCAATTGAAATTCTGCCACCTGGAATGGCGACTTTGTATGGTCCTAATCCTGGCCAGTCTGGTCAGAAAAAGCCAGGTCTTACCCTTCCAAGTTCGCAGCAGCAACCTAGCAAACCTTTGCTATTAGAAGCGCCTGCAGCCACACCCATAACCACTTCTTCAGAGTCCAATGGTCTGCCCTCAACTGAATCAGGTTCTTCACAGAACTCTACGGGGGCTCCTGCTGCTCCACCTACGTCTGAATCTGCTAGTACGACTTCAGAGTCAATTGCTCCTCCACAATTGGAGCCAGATTCTTCTGCCCCACCAGTCACTGAATCGAGCGACCATGGCCCTCCATCAGATCATAATAATGTGGAACACCAGGAGCAGCCAGCATCAGTACAGAGTGTTGCAGAGTCTAATGGTACCGAGGTAAGTGCCCCGATAGCATCTGAGACTACTGCAGTTACCCCGGATGAGGGTCATCAACAAGCAAGTGACCAAGGAACAAGAGTACGCCCTGAACTCTCAATGATTGACTTCACTTGA
- the LOC131014340 gene encoding uncharacterized protein LOC131014340 has product MPTYTAIALENLLEPRVRDSLKKPEPEGPNPENGRSRHLYISPALYATPEQSPIPEYSSHDPPSPSPYVANHKRRGGGHVRIPEMRRGGDETEGSSVEEEEAEKFLNEGVDGVAEEDEGCLDPMSEVASELDAADLSQIQMESRSFVSAQGEFFDAIDEFSSDGSTSNTPSCDHRLESELHASRLNLLEEIEKRKIAEETFLLMHSRWEKIRILMSEAGLTFPAPPAISDGMQLEDQEVDKMSQEVVAAKFVAEAVGRGLARAEAEETASAIIELKDLEILRLRDRLQYYETVNHEMSQRKLVEVARRQQERKSRRRWLWSIMGMAFGIGASLAAYSYISHTSESVSTQECGDSADSSSSIVPLETSCGH; this is encoded by the exons ATGCCGACCTACACTGCAATCGCGCTAGAAAACCTACTCGAGCCTAGAGTTCGGGATTCCCTCAAGAAGCCCGAGCCGGAGGGCCCGAACCCAGAGAATGGGCGCTCGAGGCACCTGTACATATCCCCGGCCCTTTATGCCACGCCGGAGCAGTCACCCATACCCGAGTACTCCTCGCATGACCCTCCCTCCCCTTCTCCTTACGTTGCAAATCACAAGCGCCGCGGAGGAGGGCATGTCAGAATTCCGGAAATGCGCCGCGGCGGTGACGAAACCGAGGGTTCTAgtgtggaggaggaggaggcggaGAAGTTTTTGAACGAGGGCGTTGACGGTGTAGCTGAGGAGGATGAGGGGTGTCTCGATCCGATGAGTGAGGTGGCGAGTGAGTTGGATGCAGCTGATTTGAGCCAAATTCAAATGGAGAGCCGCAGCTTCGTTTCGGCGCAAGGGGAATTCTTCGACGCGATCGATG AGTTCTCCTCTGATGGGTCCACTTCAAACACACCATCATGTGATCATAGACTTGAATCAGAATTGCATGCGTCAAGGCTCAATCTTCTTGAGGAAATTGAAAAGAGAAAGATTGCAGAGGAAACTTTTCTTTTGATGCACAGTCGGTGGGAGAAAATCAGGATCCTTATGTCTGAAGCTGGACTTACTTTTCCTGCTCCTCCTGCTATTAGTGATGGCATGCAGCTCGAGGATCAGGAAGTGGATAAAATGTCCCAGGAAGTTGTTGCTGCTAAATTTGTTGCTGAAGCAGTTGGAAGGGGTCTAGCACGCGCTGAGGCTGAAGAAACTGCTTCGGCGATCATTGAATTGAAAGACCTGGAGATCCTCCGGCTACGTGATAGATTGCAGTACTATGAAACTGTTAATCATGAAATGTCCCAGAGGAAGCTTGTTG aggtcgcACGTAGACAACAAGAAAGGAAGAGTAGAAGGAGGTGGCTATGGAGTATTATGGGAATGGCATTTGGAATTGGGGCATCATTGGCTGCTTATTCATATATTTCTCATACTAGTGAATCTGTGTCAACCCAAGAGTGTGGCGACTCTGCTGACTCCTCCTCTTCTATTGTCCCGCTGGAGACCTCCTGTGGCCATTAG
- the LOC131014341 gene encoding pentatricopeptide repeat-containing protein At4g38150-like, with amino-acid sequence MALKSFFLSKSKSQFPTLLSRAFSFHSSSAASFCTSPETPDQPQKPNPKLINFSPSDTDSDSDAAAPATRPDKSKIPPPYNPFSKEPAIKGPGDPKNLQEVFAKIREDGLMNSAAKMFDGLSQDGLTHEALELFSRIKDRGEMPDVIAYTAVMEAYVDAGQAKEAHKVYLRMLASGVSPNAYTYKVLIRGLAESGAAKEASKYVGEMVGRGMRPNAGTCVAVFEGLLKADLRNEGIQLLEMLKAKGVAPQEDKIRDVIKNKKGSIPSLIINVLYAN; translated from the coding sequence ATGGCGCTGAAATCCTTCTTCCTCTCCAAATCTAAATCCCAATTTCCCACCCTCTTAAGCCGCGCCTTCTCCTTCCAttcctcctccgccgcctcaTTTTGCACCTCGCCGGAAACCCCTGATCAGCCCCAAAAACCAAACCCCAAACTGATAAACTTCTCCCCTTCCGACACCGATTCCGACTCCGACGCCGCAGCTCCAGCTACACGTCCCGACAAGTCCAAAATCCCACCGCCGTACAACCCGTTCAGCAAGGAGCCGGCCATCAAAGGGCCCGGGGACCCGAAGAATCTGCAGGAGGTGTTCGCGAAGATACGCGAGGACGGCCTGATGAACAGCGCAGCCAAGATGTTCGACGGATTGTCCCAAGACGGGCTGACCCACGAGGCCCTGGAACTCTTCTCCCGGATCAAGGACAGAGGCGAGATGCCGGACGTGATCGCCTACACGGCGGTGATGGAGGCGTACGTGGACGCCGGGCAGGCGAAGGAGGCGCACAAGGTGTATCTGCGGATGCTGGCGAGTGGGGTGTCGCCCAATGCCTATACATACAAGGTCCTGATCAGGGGGCTAGCCGAGAGCGGAGCGGCCAAGGAGGCGAGCAAGTACGTGGGGGAGATGGTGGGGCGGGGGATGAGGCCCAATGCGGGGACGTGCGTGGCAGTGTTTGAGGGGCTGCTGAAGGCGGATCTCCGGAATGAGGGGATACAGTTGCTGGAGATGTTGAAGGCAAAGGGCGTCGCGCCCCAAGAAGACAAAATCAGGGATGTGATTAAGAATAAGAAAGGGAGCATTCCGAGTTTGATCATCAATGTTTTATATGCCAACTGA